The Erinaceus europaeus chromosome 16, mEriEur2.1, whole genome shotgun sequence genome includes a window with the following:
- the LOC103112266 gene encoding olfactory receptor 4F3/4F16/4F29-like translates to MDNRNHSAVSEFVFSGLTNSWEIQILLFVCASMFYVASMMGNSLIILTVTSDSHLHSPMYFLLANLSFIDLGVSSVTSPKMIYDLFRKHKVISFSGCITQIFFIHIIGGVEMVLLIAMAFDRYVAICKPLHYLTIMSPRMCIFFLVAAWVVGLIHSMIQLVFVINLPFCGPNVLDSFYCDLPRFIKLACTDTYRLEFMVTANSGFISVGSFFILIISYVVIIFTVQKHSSSGSSKALSTLSAHITVVVLFFGPLIFFYTWPSPSTHLDKYLAIFDAVLTPFLNPIIYTFRNQEMKMAMKRVCRQLVNYRSIS, encoded by the coding sequence ATGGATAACAGAAATCACTCTGCGGTGTCAGAGTTTGTGTTCTCGGGACTCACCAATTCCTGGGAGATCCAAATTCTTCTCTTTGTGTGTGCCTCCATGTTTTATGTGGCAAGCATGATGGGAAACTCCCTCATCATCCTCACTGTGACTTCTGACTCTCACTTACACTCGCCCATGTACTTCCTGCTGGCCAACCTCTCCTTCATTGACCTCGGAGTTTCATCTGTCACTTCTCCTAAGATGATTTACGATCTTTTCAGGAAAcataaagtcatctcctttagTGGATGCATTACTCAAATATTTTTCATTCACATCATTGGTGGTGTGGAGATGGTGCTACTCATAGCTATGGCCTTTGACAGATATGTTGCCATCTGTAAGCCTCTCCACTATCTGACCATCATGAGCCCAAGGATGTGTATATTCTTTTTAGTGGCTGCCTGGGTGGTTGGTCTTATCCATTCTATGATTCAGTTGGTTTTTGTGATCAACTTACCCTTCTGTGGTCCCAATGTGTTGGACAGCTTTTACTGTGACCTTCCTAGGTTCATCAAACTTGCCTGCACAGACACCTACAGGCTAGAGTTCATGGTCACTGCCAACAGTGGATTCATTTCTGTTGGTTCCTTCTTCATACTGATCATTTCTTATGTTGTCATCATTTTCACTGTTCAGAAACACTCTTCATCAGGTTCATCCAAGGCTTTGTCCACACTTTCAGCTCACATCACTGTGGTGGTTTTGTTCTTTGGCCCATTGATATTTTTTTATACATGGCCATCTCCTTCCACACACCTAGATAAGTATTTAGCCATCTTTGATGCTGTTCTCACTCCTTTCCTGAATCCTATAATTTACacattcagaaatcaagaaaTGAAGATGGCAATGAAGAGAGTATGCAGACAACTAGTGAATTACAGGAGCATCTCTTAA